A single genomic interval of Microbacterium sp. zg-Y1090 harbors:
- a CDS encoding transposase, which produces MPAAHPVEFRRRAVALARSKEKPIAQLAADLGISESCLRRWVKIADVDEGVQEGVTSDERAELVRLRRENRVQAAEIEILRQASAYFAREVVGPKGSSR; this is translated from the coding sequence ATGCCTGCAGCTCACCCGGTGGAGTTTCGTCGGAGGGCGGTCGCGCTCGCGCGGTCGAAGGAGAAGCCGATCGCGCAGCTCGCGGCCGATCTGGGGATCAGCGAGTCGTGTCTGCGACGGTGGGTGAAGATCGCCGACGTCGACGAGGGCGTCCAGGAAGGCGTCACGTCCGACGAGCGGGCGGAACTGGTTCGGTTGCGGCGGGAGAACAGGGTTCAGGCTGCGGAGATTGAGATTCTCCGGCAGGCGTCTGCATACTTCGCGCGGGAGGTGGTCGGCCCAAAAGGGTCTTCCCGGTGA
- a CDS encoding acetylxylan esterase, which produces MPRFDLPESELRTYRPEVREPADFDAFWERTLTEARAVGDAAVLTPVATPLRHIEVHDLVFPGFGGDPIRAWYLRPAGVAGRLPTVVEFLGYGGGRGLPHERLAWAASGRAHIVMDTRGQGATWGGGGDTADPHGTGPSVPGLMTRGIEDAEDYYYRRLITDAVRCVDAALGLDGVDPDRVAITGISQGGGLTVAVSGLHPRLVAAMPDVPFLCHFERAVGMTDTDPYAEIVRYLAVHRGTGDAERVFDTLSYVDGVNFARRSSVPALYSTAILDDTCPPSTVFAAFNHLATADRRIDVYGFNRHEGGEVYRFPEQAAFLAALGC; this is translated from the coding sequence GTGCCACGCTTCGACCTGCCCGAATCCGAGCTGCGGACCTACCGGCCCGAGGTCCGCGAACCCGCCGACTTCGACGCCTTCTGGGAGCGCACGCTGACCGAGGCGCGGGCGGTCGGCGACGCCGCCGTGCTCACCCCCGTGGCCACGCCGCTGCGGCACATCGAGGTGCACGACCTCGTCTTCCCCGGCTTCGGCGGCGACCCGATCCGCGCCTGGTACCTCCGCCCGGCGGGCGTCGCGGGACGCCTGCCCACGGTCGTCGAGTTCCTCGGCTACGGCGGCGGACGCGGCCTGCCGCACGAGCGCCTCGCGTGGGCGGCATCCGGTCGTGCGCACATCGTCATGGACACGCGCGGGCAGGGCGCCACATGGGGCGGCGGCGGGGACACGGCCGATCCGCACGGCACCGGTCCCAGCGTGCCGGGACTCATGACGCGGGGCATCGAGGATGCCGAGGACTACTACTACCGCCGGCTCATCACCGACGCCGTGCGTTGCGTGGACGCGGCGCTCGGCCTCGACGGCGTCGACCCGGACCGGGTCGCCATCACGGGCATCAGTCAGGGCGGCGGGCTCACCGTCGCGGTGAGCGGCCTGCACCCGCGGCTGGTCGCCGCGATGCCGGACGTGCCCTTCCTCTGCCACTTTGAGCGGGCGGTGGGGATGACTGACACGGACCCTTACGCCGAGATCGTGCGCTATCTCGCCGTACACCGCGGCACCGGTGATGCCGAGCGCGTGTTCGACACGCTCTCGTACGTCGACGGCGTCAACTTCGCGCGGCGGTCCTCCGTGCCGGCGCTGTACTCCACAGCGATCCTCGACGACACCTGCCCGCCATCGACGGTGTTCGCCGCCTTCAACCACCTCGCCACGGCAGACCGTCGCATCGACGTGTACGGCTTCAACCGGCACGAGGGCGGCGAGGTCTACCGGTTCCCCGAGCAGGCCGCCTTCCTCGCCGCCCTCGGCTGCTGA
- a CDS encoding DUF6226 family protein, translated as MSSYVRPAIDERTFRDADGHVIDYGNRWDGSPPEDTYSVDTHPERFAPLHLVAEALIAHLRATYDVEIDEGAETAADLLSPAFHDVVRAARIRPNDPACAALTLVFTSYPGVMMHAGLLHDFHYPVCGCDACDSNWQAEADQLEQQVFAIVSGNYRETVERGLRPWVDFAFTYPDGASSGRSRTQDLPAERLRAAKRVLRDLPEGWAAWPRATSAS; from the coding sequence GTGAGCTCCTACGTGCGCCCCGCCATCGACGAGCGGACGTTCCGGGACGCCGATGGGCACGTCATCGACTACGGGAATCGGTGGGACGGTTCGCCCCCGGAGGACACCTACTCGGTGGACACGCATCCCGAGCGCTTCGCGCCCCTCCACCTCGTCGCTGAAGCGCTCATCGCGCATCTCCGGGCTACCTACGACGTCGAGATCGATGAGGGCGCTGAGACAGCGGCGGATCTGCTGAGCCCGGCATTTCACGACGTGGTGCGCGCGGCGCGCATACGGCCGAACGATCCGGCGTGCGCGGCTCTGACGCTGGTCTTCACGTCGTACCCGGGGGTCATGATGCATGCGGGCTTGCTGCACGACTTCCACTACCCGGTCTGCGGCTGCGACGCCTGCGACTCGAACTGGCAGGCAGAGGCCGACCAACTCGAGCAACAGGTGTTCGCCATAGTCAGCGGCAACTACCGGGAGACCGTCGAACGAGGACTTCGTCCCTGGGTCGACTTCGCTTTCACCTATCCCGACGGCGCGAGCAGCGGGCGATCCCGCACCCAAGACCTCCCCGCTGAACGGCTCAGGGCCGCGAAACGCGTGCTCCGCGACCTCCCCGAAGGCTGGGCGGCCTGGCCTCGCGCGACGTCGGCTTCCTGA
- a CDS encoding ATP-dependent DNA ligase: MLLAELVDTADALTATRSRRTKVEALATLLRRLEADELAPALGLLLGKPRQGRLGVGWRGLASTAVAPAEEPALTIAEVDTALDLLAAASGPGSAARRSAALTGMLGRATAGEQDFLRRALLGEMRTGALEGVVTDAIAAAADRPLTAVRRAAMLSGDLGETARIALHGTEVDLEETGLVVGRAVLPMLASTASTVAEAIATVGEASVEYKLDGARIQVHRSGDDVRIFTRNLADITHRLPEIADIVRAMPVHDVVLDGETLALDENEAPRPFQETMARFGAEAARELVLHPWFFDVLHLDGRDLIDEPLRARRAVLAQIAPDHRVRGEVTSDPEVAERVSREALAAGHEGVVVKAIDSTYAAGRRGASWIKVKPVHTFDLVVLAVEAGSGRRAGLLSNIHLGALDPVGEFGEPGGFVMVGKTFKGLTDATLRWQTAHFPTIETHRTPGTVWVEPVTVVEIAIDGVQRSPRYPGGIALRFARVKAYRDDKRPEDADTIQALRGLLR, from the coding sequence ATGCTGCTCGCCGAGCTCGTCGACACCGCCGATGCCCTGACGGCCACGCGATCGCGGCGGACGAAAGTCGAGGCGCTCGCCACGCTGCTACGCCGGCTCGAGGCCGACGAACTCGCCCCGGCACTGGGGCTGCTGCTGGGCAAGCCCCGTCAGGGACGACTCGGCGTCGGGTGGCGCGGTCTCGCGTCGACGGCCGTCGCGCCGGCGGAAGAGCCCGCCCTGACGATCGCCGAGGTCGACACCGCGCTGGACCTGCTGGCGGCGGCATCCGGTCCCGGGTCGGCGGCGCGTCGCTCCGCCGCGCTCACCGGGATGCTCGGCCGCGCCACCGCGGGGGAGCAGGACTTCCTTCGCAGAGCGCTGTTGGGGGAGATGCGCACCGGCGCGCTCGAGGGAGTGGTCACCGATGCGATCGCCGCGGCCGCCGACCGACCGCTCACCGCGGTACGGCGCGCGGCCATGCTCTCGGGCGACCTCGGTGAGACGGCTCGTATCGCGCTGCACGGCACCGAGGTCGACCTGGAGGAGACCGGCCTGGTCGTGGGGCGGGCCGTGCTCCCGATGCTCGCGAGCACAGCGAGCACCGTCGCGGAGGCGATCGCCACGGTGGGGGAGGCCTCCGTCGAGTACAAGCTCGATGGCGCGCGCATCCAGGTGCACCGCAGCGGCGACGACGTGCGCATCTTCACCCGCAACCTCGCCGACATCACTCACCGGCTGCCCGAGATCGCCGACATCGTGCGGGCCATGCCGGTGCACGACGTCGTGCTCGATGGTGAGACACTCGCCCTCGACGAAAACGAGGCGCCGCGCCCCTTCCAGGAGACGATGGCGCGGTTCGGCGCCGAGGCGGCGCGCGAGCTGGTGCTGCATCCCTGGTTCTTCGACGTGCTGCACCTGGACGGCCGGGATCTCATCGACGAGCCGCTGCGCGCCCGCAGGGCAGTGCTCGCGCAGATCGCGCCGGACCATCGCGTCCGCGGCGAGGTCACGTCCGATCCCGAGGTGGCCGAACGGGTGAGCCGTGAGGCGCTCGCCGCCGGCCATGAGGGCGTCGTCGTCAAGGCCATCGACTCGACCTATGCGGCGGGCCGCCGCGGGGCGAGCTGGATCAAGGTCAAGCCCGTTCACACCTTCGATCTCGTGGTGCTGGCCGTGGAGGCGGGATCGGGACGCCGCGCGGGCCTGCTCTCGAACATCCATCTCGGCGCGCTCGACCCCGTCGGCGAGTTCGGCGAACCCGGCGGCTTCGTCATGGTCGGCAAGACCTTCAAAGGGCTGACGGATGCCACGCTGCGCTGGCAGACCGCGCACTTCCCGACGATCGAAACCCATCGCACCCCCGGCACGGTGTGGGTCGAACCCGTCACCGTGGTCGAGATCGCGATCGACGGCGTGCAGCGCTCGCCCCGCTATCCCGGCGGGATCGCGCTGCGCTTCGCGCGCGTCAAGGCATACCGCGATGACAAGCGGCCCGAGGATGCCGACACGATCCAGGCGCTGCGCGGCCTGCTGCGGTAG
- a CDS encoding VOC family protein yields MDWRIELIFVPVTDVDRAKDFYVKIGFHADHDQVPYEGPRFVQLTPPGSACSIAFGTGLGSRMQPGSQDSIQVVVPDADEALAQLRRAGVAAQGVDEQAWGRFVTFDDPDGNTWTLQQLPSRD; encoded by the coding sequence ATGGACTGGAGGATCGAGCTCATCTTCGTGCCGGTCACGGACGTCGATCGGGCGAAGGACTTCTACGTGAAGATCGGCTTCCACGCCGATCACGACCAGGTCCCGTATGAGGGGCCGCGGTTCGTGCAGCTGACTCCGCCCGGATCGGCGTGCTCGATCGCGTTCGGCACCGGGCTGGGCTCTCGGATGCAGCCGGGCAGCCAGGATTCCATCCAGGTCGTCGTGCCCGATGCCGATGAGGCGCTGGCCCAGCTGCGCCGCGCGGGCGTCGCGGCGCAGGGGGTCGACGAGCAGGCGTGGGGCCGGTTCGTGACGTTCGACGACCCGGACGGGAACACCTGGACCTTGCAGCAGTTGCCGTCCCGCGACTGA
- a CDS encoding cupin domain-containing protein has product MEDVLQPIPAQALRIGSGRTRRFVGREHGAGLSYFFVDNDPGQGPELHRHPYTETWIVLEGEAEVTIGDRVFRATEGDTVTAPLWTWHRFVNSGSSRLRIVCMHASPVIIQEWWDSRGTLDIPSLTE; this is encoded by the coding sequence ATGGAAGACGTTCTGCAACCGATCCCCGCTCAAGCGCTGCGCATCGGCAGCGGCCGCACGCGCCGGTTCGTCGGCCGCGAGCACGGTGCGGGCCTGTCGTACTTCTTCGTCGACAATGACCCCGGCCAGGGGCCGGAGTTGCACCGGCATCCGTACACCGAGACATGGATCGTGCTGGAGGGCGAGGCCGAGGTGACGATCGGCGATCGCGTCTTTCGGGCGACGGAGGGCGACACGGTGACCGCGCCGCTGTGGACCTGGCATCGCTTCGTCAACTCGGGCTCGTCGCGGCTGCGGATCGTGTGCATGCACGCGTCGCCGGTGATCATCCAGGAATGGTGGGATTCGCGCGGCACCCTCGACATCCCCTCGCTGACAGAGTGA
- a CDS encoding DUF4287 domain-containing protein, producing MSFQAYLDAVEKKTGLTPRQLVEIAGQQGFDSSTPAGAIVRWLADDYALGRGHAMAIVHVITKGPQISAKHVGSGGTHSDPTDTLWLDGAATNPHP from the coding sequence ATGTCGTTCCAGGCGTACCTCGACGCTGTCGAGAAGAAGACCGGGCTCACCCCGCGCCAGTTGGTGGAGATCGCCGGGCAGCAGGGGTTCGATTCGTCGACCCCTGCCGGTGCGATCGTGCGGTGGCTCGCCGATGACTATGCACTCGGCCGCGGCCACGCCATGGCCATCGTCCATGTCATCACGAAGGGACCGCAGATCAGCGCGAAGCACGTCGGCAGCGGCGGCACGCACTCAGACCCCACCGACACGCTGTGGCTCGACGGGGCGGCGACGAACCCGCATCCCTGA
- a CDS encoding SDR family oxidoreductase, translating to MSLALLTGAARANSIAAGVAPRLVADGWHVVTSDLTAADYPADLSDPASPAAVIEAVRGDHGPIDALILSHAHDIESGILDTTAESFDRHIAVNARASLLLIAAFARQAPPTGGAIVAFTSDHTTGNLPYGVSKGALDRIVMSAARELGPRGISANVVNPGPIDTGWMDDETRTTLTGMHPLGRMGTPRDIGGVVAFLLSPEGRWVTGQLLHTDGGFSARF from the coding sequence ATGTCCCTCGCCCTCCTCACCGGCGCCGCGCGCGCGAACAGCATCGCCGCCGGTGTCGCACCGCGCCTCGTCGCCGACGGCTGGCATGTCGTCACGAGCGACCTCACCGCCGCGGACTACCCAGCGGACCTGTCTGACCCCGCCTCCCCCGCTGCCGTGATCGAAGCCGTGCGTGGCGACCATGGACCCATCGACGCCCTCATCCTCAGCCACGCGCACGACATCGAGTCCGGCATCCTCGACACCACCGCGGAGAGCTTCGACCGCCACATCGCGGTCAACGCCCGCGCAAGCCTGCTGCTGATCGCCGCATTCGCCCGGCAGGCGCCACCGACGGGCGGCGCGATCGTCGCGTTCACGAGCGACCACACCACCGGCAACCTCCCCTACGGCGTCTCCAAGGGGGCGCTGGACCGCATCGTCATGTCCGCCGCACGCGAGCTGGGTCCCCGTGGCATCTCAGCGAACGTCGTCAACCCCGGACCGATCGACACCGGCTGGATGGACGACGAGACGCGTACCACCCTGACCGGTATGCACCCGCTCGGGCGCATGGGTACGCCCCGCGACATCGGCGGAGTCGTGGCCTTTCTGCTCTCGCCGGAGGGACGCTGGGTCACCGGTCAGCTGCTGCACACCGACGGCGGGTTCTCGGCGCGGTTCTGA
- a CDS encoding DUF7882 family protein encodes MGKFTYNSQTSATFDDRLLAHLQVVIGAKLRRSEGFFFTWREDSSLGGGRTALWIHPGASLTFKFSGSREPRINRAWIDALAATANSPRGLYAVPEPQLSESDVERVLLG; translated from the coding sequence ATGGGCAAGTTCACCTACAACTCGCAGACCAGCGCGACCTTCGATGATCGCCTGCTCGCCCATCTGCAGGTGGTGATCGGCGCGAAGCTCCGTCGCTCCGAAGGGTTCTTCTTCACCTGGCGGGAGGACTCGAGCCTGGGGGGTGGCCGTACCGCCCTGTGGATCCACCCGGGGGCATCGTTGACGTTCAAGTTCAGCGGCAGCCGCGAGCCCCGCATCAACCGGGCCTGGATCGACGCGCTCGCCGCGACGGCGAACTCGCCGCGTGGCCTCTATGCCGTTCCCGAGCCACAGCTGTCAGAGAGCGACGTCGAGCGGGTCCTGCTGGGTTGA
- a CDS encoding MarR family winged helix-turn-helix transcriptional regulator, with the protein MSVERPPFSPVIALLTVSALWDARLGAALKSIGLTTRKYALLAHVGAEPGISFSELARRSQITVQTAHTAVRALADDGMVTDAMAHAGSASDLRVTPKGRRALDAAVALLASLDATFTASLPTLATALEGLHERPDGDDPEHSFR; encoded by the coding sequence ATGAGCGTCGAGCGACCACCGTTCAGCCCCGTCATCGCGCTGCTGACCGTCTCTGCGCTGTGGGATGCCCGGCTGGGGGCTGCGCTGAAGTCCATCGGGCTGACGACCCGGAAGTACGCGCTCCTCGCCCACGTCGGCGCGGAGCCGGGCATCTCGTTCAGCGAACTCGCCCGCCGCAGCCAGATCACCGTGCAGACGGCGCACACCGCCGTGCGCGCCCTCGCCGACGACGGCATGGTGACCGACGCGATGGCGCACGCCGGTTCGGCGTCGGACCTGCGGGTGACGCCCAAGGGCCGACGGGCGCTCGACGCGGCAGTCGCGCTGCTGGCGTCACTGGATGCCACATTCACCGCATCCCTGCCCACGCTCGCGACCGCTCTGGAAGGGCTGCACGAGCGGCCCGACGGTGACGATCCGGAACATTCCTTCAGATAG
- a CDS encoding DUF3817 domain-containing protein — MFRTPRRLFRTFAFAEAVSWTLLIAGLILRATMDLDIAATIGGSIHGFVFISYGATAILVSKNNRWKPGPTAVAVISAVIPYATIPVEMWLDRRGRLNGEWRLEETGDPRERAWHDRLLRALLRRPLLFGLALLAAVIVVFTVLLIIGPPGGRH, encoded by the coding sequence ATGTTCCGTACTCCGCGCAGGCTCTTCCGCACGTTCGCGTTCGCCGAGGCCGTCTCGTGGACGCTGCTGATCGCCGGACTCATCCTGCGCGCCACGATGGACCTGGACATCGCCGCCACGATCGGCGGCAGCATCCATGGATTCGTCTTCATCTCGTACGGGGCGACGGCGATTCTGGTGTCCAAGAACAACCGGTGGAAGCCCGGACCGACGGCGGTCGCCGTGATTTCCGCCGTGATCCCGTATGCGACGATCCCGGTCGAGATGTGGCTGGACCGCCGCGGCCGACTGAACGGCGAGTGGCGGCTGGAGGAGACCGGCGACCCCCGCGAACGCGCCTGGCACGATCGGCTGCTGCGCGCCCTGCTGCGCCGGCCACTGCTGTTCGGGTTGGCGCTGCTGGCCGCGGTGATCGTGGTGTTCACCGTGCTGCTCATCATCGGCCCTCCCGGCGGACGCCACTGA
- a CDS encoding LLM class flavin-dependent oxidoreductase — protein MLSIGIAAAAGPQVAAALAPVLEENGFHALWVNDTPGVDALPVLAAAAAASERLVLSTGVLPIDRRDPDDIVDAMERLGLPQHRLTLGIGSGGLRAGALARVGDAAAALRERTTARVVVGALGPRMRRQAAEQADGVLLSWLDPATAAVQAVEAHAAAGSSTVALYVRTAVDAAADPALRAETARYAGYPAYAAHFARLGLDPARTVIHSSADLGAAVAAYEAAVDEVVLRAITAGDAAADYVSFATVIARRRAGR, from the coding sequence ATGCTGTCGATCGGCATCGCCGCCGCCGCGGGACCGCAGGTCGCCGCGGCCCTCGCGCCCGTGCTCGAAGAGAACGGCTTCCATGCGCTCTGGGTGAACGACACTCCCGGCGTCGACGCGCTGCCGGTGCTCGCCGCGGCTGCCGCGGCATCCGAGCGACTCGTGCTGTCGACCGGCGTGCTGCCGATCGACAGACGTGACCCCGACGACATCGTCGACGCAATGGAGCGGCTCGGTCTGCCGCAGCACCGGCTCACCCTCGGCATCGGGTCGGGCGGCTTGCGTGCGGGCGCCCTGGCGCGCGTCGGCGACGCGGCGGCGGCCCTGCGTGAGCGCACCACCGCGCGGGTCGTGGTGGGCGCGCTCGGACCTCGCATGCGCCGGCAGGCCGCGGAGCAGGCGGACGGGGTGCTGCTGAGCTGGCTCGACCCCGCGACGGCCGCCGTGCAGGCGGTCGAAGCGCATGCGGCGGCCGGCTCGAGCACGGTCGCCTTGTATGTGCGCACCGCGGTCGATGCAGCCGCCGACCCCGCCCTGCGCGCCGAGACCGCCCGCTACGCCGGCTATCCCGCGTACGCCGCCCACTTCGCGCGGCTGGGACTCGACCCCGCGCGCACCGTCATCCACAGTTCGGCCGACCTGGGCGCGGCGGTTGCCGCCTATGAAGCGGCCGTCGACGAAGTGGTGCTGCGCGCCATCACGGCGGGAGACGCAGCCGCCGACTACGTGTCGTTCGCCACCGTCATCGCCCGCAGGCGCGCCGGTCGTTGA
- a CDS encoding DUF1684 domain-containing protein yields the protein MVSTETITTASDSYAEWARARRETVTGAQGALSLVLTHWSPPGEPAVDEAVAREGHPATALFTRLQRTDIDTGLPQEGYRIWRQDSPAQQAFEDIDRYPYDPAWVLEGRFELVDEQRVVPFEHIKDAGATRGLPVSGDLVFTVDGTEYRLNAFDTVYGGTAKLQLVFGDRTNGVETYGAGRFLFLDRPAESRDLRPGDSVALTVDFNRATVPPCGFSNQMNCPLPPAQNRLPFALRAGERRVRFADGFTL from the coding sequence ATGGTGAGCACCGAAACGATCACAACAGCGTCCGACAGCTACGCAGAATGGGCGCGCGCGCGCCGCGAGACCGTCACGGGTGCGCAGGGCGCGCTCTCGCTCGTGCTCACGCACTGGTCGCCTCCCGGTGAGCCCGCGGTCGATGAGGCCGTCGCCCGCGAGGGCCACCCGGCTACGGCGCTGTTCACCCGGCTGCAGCGCACCGACATCGACACCGGACTGCCGCAGGAGGGCTACCGCATCTGGCGGCAGGACTCGCCGGCGCAGCAGGCCTTCGAAGACATCGACCGGTACCCGTACGACCCGGCCTGGGTCCTCGAGGGACGCTTCGAGCTCGTCGACGAGCAGCGGGTCGTGCCGTTCGAGCACATCAAGGATGCCGGTGCCACGCGCGGCCTTCCCGTCTCGGGCGACCTGGTGTTCACCGTCGACGGCACGGAGTACCGGCTGAACGCGTTCGACACCGTCTACGGCGGCACCGCCAAGCTGCAGCTGGTGTTCGGCGACCGCACCAACGGCGTCGAGACGTACGGCGCCGGCCGCTTCCTCTTCCTCGACCGGCCGGCCGAGTCCCGCGACCTGCGCCCCGGCGACAGCGTCGCCCTGACGGTCGACTTCAACCGCGCCACCGTGCCGCCCTGCGGGTTCTCCAACCAGATGAACTGTCCGCTGCCGCCGGCGCAGAACCGGCTGCCGTTCGCGCTGCGCGCGGGCGAGAGGCGCGTGCGCTTCGCCGACGGCTTCACCCTCTGA
- a CDS encoding ABC transporter substrate-binding protein, translating to MTSRRLTRLLTASAAASAGLLVLSGCAAGDTSTSGSGAPDPAAEIVIGSQNEPTNLDQIFGGSSGVTEVFTGNVYEGLFRITDDAEVEPLLATETEVSDDGLVYTFTLADAAFHSGDPLTADDVKYSLERFVGEDSIAARKRQLSVIDSVDVVDDNTVAVTLTQPSISFTYNLGYVWIVNDEAGELTTSADGTGPYALADYRKGDSITLEVNEDYWGDAPANGGVVYQYYADPTALNNALLTGAVDLVTSQSNPDSLTEFEAAGFQIIEGTSTTKELLAFNDRIEPFSNVNVRKAVYSAIDREKLLDAIWDGRGELIGSMVPPSEPWYLDLADNNPYDPELSAQLLADAGYADGFAFTIDTPDSGVHSTVAEFLKSELAKVGITVDINIITDDEWYQKVYNDKNFEATLQGHVNDRDINFYGNPDFYWGYDNADVQTWLAASEAASSVEEQTELIAQANQQISDDAASIWLYLNPQLRIAAEGVTGVPQNGLNSLFYVYDITKA from the coding sequence GTGACTTCACGCCGTCTCACCCGCCTCCTCACCGCGTCCGCCGCGGCATCCGCCGGTCTGCTCGTCCTCTCGGGCTGCGCCGCGGGCGACACCTCGACGTCGGGCTCGGGCGCGCCCGACCCCGCCGCCGAGATCGTCATCGGCTCGCAGAACGAGCCGACCAACCTGGACCAGATCTTCGGTGGCTCCTCCGGCGTCACCGAGGTGTTCACGGGCAACGTCTACGAGGGCCTGTTCCGCATCACCGACGACGCCGAGGTCGAGCCGCTGCTGGCGACCGAGACCGAGGTCTCCGACGACGGCCTCGTCTACACCTTCACCCTCGCCGACGCCGCGTTCCACTCCGGCGACCCGCTGACGGCCGACGATGTGAAGTACAGCCTCGAGCGCTTCGTGGGGGAGGACTCCATCGCCGCGCGCAAGCGCCAGCTGAGCGTGATCGACAGCGTCGACGTCGTCGACGACAACACCGTCGCCGTCACGCTGACGCAGCCGTCGATCAGTTTCACCTACAACCTCGGCTACGTCTGGATCGTCAACGACGAGGCCGGTGAGCTCACCACCAGCGCCGACGGCACCGGCCCCTACGCCCTCGCCGACTACCGCAAGGGCGACTCCATCACCCTCGAGGTGAACGAGGACTACTGGGGCGACGCCCCGGCCAACGGCGGGGTGGTCTACCAGTACTACGCCGACCCCACCGCGTTGAACAACGCGCTGCTGACCGGCGCCGTCGACCTCGTCACGAGCCAGTCCAACCCCGACAGCCTCACCGAGTTCGAGGCGGCCGGCTTCCAGATCATCGAGGGCACCTCCACCACCAAGGAGCTGCTGGCGTTCAACGACCGCATCGAGCCGTTCAGCAACGTCAACGTGCGCAAGGCGGTGTACTCCGCGATCGACCGCGAGAAGCTGCTCGACGCCATCTGGGACGGCCGCGGCGAACTGATCGGCTCGATGGTGCCCCCGTCGGAGCCCTGGTACCTCGACCTCGCCGACAACAACCCGTACGACCCCGAGCTGTCGGCGCAGCTGCTCGCCGACGCGGGCTACGCCGACGGGTTCGCCTTCACCATCGACACCCCGGACTCGGGCGTGCACTCGACCGTGGCGGAGTTCCTCAAGTCGGAGCTGGCGAAGGTCGGCATCACCGTCGACATCAACATCATCACCGACGACGAGTGGTACCAGAAGGTCTACAACGACAAGAACTTCGAGGCCACGCTGCAGGGTCACGTCAACGACCGCGACATCAACTTCTACGGCAACCCCGACTTCTACTGGGGCTACGACAACGCCGACGTGCAGACCTGGCTGGCCGCGTCCGAGGCGGCATCCAGCGTCGAGGAGCAGACCGAGCTCATCGCGCAGGCGAACCAGCAGATCTCCGATGACGCCGCCAGCATCTGGCTGTACCTGAACCCGCAGCTGCGCATCGCAGCGGAGGGCGTGACGGGCGTGCCGCAGAATGGACTGAACTCCCTCTTCTACGTGTACGACATCACGAAGGCATAG
- a CDS encoding ABC transporter permease: MLLLAFALAVTILFVVLRVLGNPVFALISVGATDAEIAAAATRLGVDRPIWEQFLSYLGQLLSFDLGQSFTNHLDVGDEIVRRLNVTLPLTLLSFLLSVLIAVPVGFFAAWKSRTWYGTAFSAVSQLGGAIPVFWVGILLVAVLSLGWRMFPAGGFPRTDWEDPGAALYALTLPVITIAIVAGSDLARYVRSATLDILGQQYLRAARATGQSFATALWRHGVRNGVVPLISILAIQLSTTFVGAVIIERVFALPGLGDMLLVGIKEQDFPSVQGVLLFSTALVLLLGFLADVLQRLIDPRLRDSLSGNRRVKAAA, from the coding sequence TTGCTGCTGCTGGCGTTCGCGCTGGCGGTGACGATCCTGTTCGTCGTGCTCCGGGTGCTGGGCAACCCCGTGTTCGCGTTGATCTCGGTCGGCGCGACGGATGCCGAGATCGCCGCGGCCGCCACCCGGCTCGGGGTGGACCGCCCGATCTGGGAGCAGTTCCTGTCGTACCTCGGCCAGCTGCTGTCCTTCGATCTCGGGCAGTCGTTCACCAACCACCTCGACGTCGGCGACGAGATCGTGCGGCGGCTCAACGTCACCCTGCCGCTGACGCTGCTGTCGTTCCTGCTGTCGGTGCTCATCGCCGTGCCCGTGGGCTTCTTCGCCGCCTGGAAGTCGCGCACCTGGTACGGCACCGCGTTCTCGGCGGTGTCGCAGCTGGGCGGCGCGATCCCGGTGTTCTGGGTGGGGATCCTGCTCGTGGCGGTGCTGTCGCTGGGATGGCGGATGTTCCCCGCCGGCGGCTTCCCCCGCACCGACTGGGAGGACCCCGGCGCCGCGCTGTACGCGCTGACACTTCCGGTGATCACGATCGCGATCGTCGCCGGCAGCGACCTCGCGCGGTACGTGCGCAGCGCCACGCTCGACATCCTCGGGCAGCAGTACCTGCGCGCCGCCCGCGCCACGGGCCAGAGCTTCGCCACGGCGCTCTGGCGCCACGGCGTGCGCAACGGCGTCGTGCCGCTCATCTCGATCCTCGCGATCCAGCTGTCGACGACCTTCGTCGGCGCCGTCATCATCGAGCGCGTCTTCGCGCTGCCGGGCCTGGGTGACATGCTGCTCGTGGGCATCAAGGAGCAGGACTTCCCGAGCGTGCAGGGCGTGCTGCTCTTCTCCACCGCCCTGGTGCTGCTGCTCGGATTCCTCGCCGACGTGCTGCAGCGCCTCATCGACCCGCGGCTGCGCGATTCGCTGTCGGGCAACCGTCGGGTGAAGGCGGCCGCATGA